Proteins found in one Streptomyces sp. NBC_00461 genomic segment:
- the nuoH gene encoding NADH-quinone oxidoreductase subunit NuoH: MSPYLAAEDLSMFGHDPWWLVVVKAVFCFAFLMVTVLFSIVWERKVVAWMQLRIGPNRHGPWGMLQSLADGVKLMLKEDVIVKRADKVVYVLAPIVAAIPAFMAIAVIPFGPADNEISIFGQRTTMQLTDLPIAMLFILAVASVGIYGIVLAGWSSGSTYPLLGGLRSCAQMISYEIAMGAAFASVFLYSGSMSTSTIVEQQHDRWYIVLLPVSFIIYIVTMVGETNRAPFDMPESEGDLVGGFNTEYSSIKFALFMLAEYVNMVTVSAVSTTLFLGGWRAPWPISTFWEGANHGWWPMLWFVIKVQLLLFFFIWLRGTLPRVRYDQLMKLGWKVLIPVSVVWLMLVATVRAMKNENYDFADIALYIGAGVLALLLLSFVADMFREKAKGAGQPAAEAAGFDPMAGGFPVPPLPGQELPATPRRRPHRERELIVSGGSDTASDGSSEGKEASDG, translated from the coding sequence ATGAGCCCGTACCTCGCCGCTGAAGACCTCTCCATGTTCGGCCACGACCCCTGGTGGCTGGTCGTCGTCAAGGCGGTCTTCTGCTTCGCGTTCCTGATGGTGACCGTGCTGTTCTCCATCGTCTGGGAGCGCAAGGTCGTCGCCTGGATGCAGCTGCGTATCGGCCCCAACCGGCACGGCCCCTGGGGCATGCTCCAGTCGCTCGCCGACGGCGTGAAGCTGATGCTCAAGGAAGACGTCATCGTGAAACGCGCGGACAAGGTCGTCTACGTCCTCGCACCGATCGTCGCGGCCATCCCGGCCTTCATGGCGATCGCGGTGATCCCCTTCGGCCCGGCCGACAACGAGATCTCGATCTTCGGCCAGCGCACGACGATGCAGCTGACGGACCTGCCGATCGCGATGCTGTTCATCCTCGCGGTCGCCTCGGTCGGCATCTACGGCATCGTGCTGGCGGGTTGGAGTTCCGGATCCACCTACCCGCTCCTCGGCGGCCTGCGCTCCTGCGCGCAGATGATCTCGTACGAGATCGCCATGGGCGCCGCCTTCGCCTCCGTGTTCCTCTACTCGGGGTCGATGTCGACGTCGACGATCGTCGAACAGCAGCACGACCGCTGGTACATCGTGCTTCTGCCGGTCTCCTTCATCATCTACATCGTCACGATGGTCGGCGAGACCAACCGCGCCCCCTTCGACATGCCGGAGTCCGAGGGCGACCTGGTCGGCGGCTTCAACACCGAGTACTCGTCGATCAAGTTCGCGCTGTTCATGCTCGCCGAGTACGTGAACATGGTGACGGTCTCGGCCGTGTCGACCACGCTCTTCCTCGGCGGCTGGCGCGCCCCCTGGCCGATCAGCACCTTCTGGGAGGGCGCGAACCACGGCTGGTGGCCGATGCTGTGGTTCGTGATCAAGGTCCAGCTGCTGCTGTTCTTCTTCATCTGGCTGCGCGGCACCCTCCCGCGGGTCCGCTACGACCAGTTGATGAAGCTCGGCTGGAAGGTCCTCATCCCGGTCTCCGTGGTCTGGCTGATGCTGGTCGCCACGGTGCGAGCGATGAAGAACGAGAACTACGACTTCGCCGACATCGCCCTCTACATCGGCGCCGGCGTCCTCGCCCTGTTGCTGCTGTCCTTCGTCGCCGACATGTTCCGCGAGAAGGCGAAGGGCGCCGGACAGCCCGCCGCGGAAGCTGCCGGATTCGACCCTATGGCAGGCGGATTCCCCGTGCCGCCGCTGCCGGGACAGGAGCTGCCGGCGACGCCCAGGCGCCGTCCGCACCGTGAGCGGGAGCTCATTGTCAGTGGCGGGTCGGATACTGCCAGTGACGGATCTTCGGAGGGAAAGGAGGCGTCCGATGGCTGA
- a CDS encoding NADH-quinone oxidoreductase subunit G: MTVTTNAPSGGGEAAVPPEDLVSLTIDGAEISVPKGTLVIRAAEQLGIEIPRFCDHPLLDPAGACRQCIVEVEGQRKPMASCTITCTDGMVVKTHLTSPVAEKAQHGVMELLLINHPLDCPVCDKGGECPLQNQAMSHGQAESRFEGRKRTYEKPVPISTQVLLDRERCVLCARCTRFSNQIAGDPMIELLERGALQQVGTGEGDPFESYFSGNTIQICPVGALTSAAYRFRSRPFDLVSSPSVCEHCSGGCATRTDHRRGKVMRRLAANDPEVNEEWICDKGRFAFRYAQQRDRLQTPLVRNAEGDLEPASWPEALQIAAQGLLASRGRTGLLTGGRLTIEDAYAYSKFARVALDTNDIDFRARVHSSEESDFLAAKVAGRGRDLDGTGVTYTALEKAPAVLLVGFEAEEEAPGVFLRLRKAWRGHGQKVFSLATHATRGLEKAGGTLLPAAPGTETEWLDALASGVGLEDPGAKAAEALRAEGAVIVVGERLAAVEGGLTAAVRAAAATGAQLVWIPRRAGERGALEVGALPSLLPGGRPATDPRAREEVAAVWGVAELPHRYGRDTGQIVEAAASGELQALVVAGVEVADLPDPARAREALHEAGFVVSLELRPSEVSERADVVLPVAAVAEKAGAFLNWEGRVRFFEAALKPDQMIRRLAPTDARVLQMLADAMDVHLGLPDLRTVRAELDRLGAWDGPRATEPLDTAAQLPRPAAGEAVLAGHRLLLDRGVLQEGDEALAGTRHAAHARVSAATAAEAGVKDGDALAVTGPAGVVELPLQITEMPDRVVWLPLNSAGGGVASDTGALPGALVRIGPATLVGEAPKEVEA, encoded by the coding sequence ATGACTGTGACCACCAATGCTCCCTCGGGAGGGGGAGAGGCGGCGGTCCCGCCGGAGGATCTCGTCTCGCTGACGATCGACGGCGCCGAGATCAGCGTGCCCAAGGGCACCCTGGTCATCCGGGCCGCCGAGCAACTCGGCATCGAGATCCCCCGGTTCTGCGACCATCCCCTCCTCGATCCGGCCGGCGCCTGCCGCCAGTGCATCGTCGAGGTCGAGGGCCAGCGCAAGCCGATGGCGTCCTGCACCATCACGTGCACGGACGGCATGGTGGTGAAAACCCACCTCACCTCGCCCGTCGCCGAGAAGGCACAGCACGGTGTGATGGAGCTGCTCCTCATCAACCACCCACTGGACTGTCCGGTCTGCGACAAGGGCGGCGAGTGCCCCCTGCAGAACCAGGCCATGTCCCACGGTCAGGCCGAGTCGCGGTTCGAGGGCAGGAAGCGGACCTACGAGAAGCCCGTACCGATCTCCACCCAGGTACTGCTCGACCGTGAGCGGTGCGTGCTGTGCGCACGCTGCACCCGCTTCTCCAACCAGATCGCGGGCGACCCGATGATCGAGCTGCTGGAGCGGGGCGCGCTGCAGCAGGTCGGAACGGGAGAGGGCGACCCCTTCGAGTCGTACTTCTCCGGCAACACCATCCAGATCTGCCCGGTCGGCGCGCTGACCTCGGCGGCGTATCGCTTCCGCTCCCGCCCCTTCGACCTGGTGTCGTCCCCGAGCGTGTGCGAGCACTGCTCCGGCGGCTGCGCCACCCGCACCGACCACCGGCGCGGCAAGGTCATGCGACGTCTCGCGGCCAACGACCCCGAGGTCAACGAGGAGTGGATCTGCGACAAGGGACGCTTCGCGTTCCGGTACGCGCAGCAGCGCGACCGGCTCCAGACGCCTCTGGTGCGCAACGCCGAGGGTGACCTCGAACCGGCCTCCTGGCCGGAGGCGCTGCAGATCGCCGCTCAGGGGCTGCTCGCCTCACGCGGCAGGACTGGCCTGCTGACCGGCGGCCGCCTCACCATCGAGGACGCCTACGCGTACAGCAAGTTCGCGCGCGTGGCGCTCGACACGAACGACATCGACTTCCGCGCGCGCGTGCACAGCAGCGAGGAGTCCGACTTCCTCGCCGCCAAGGTCGCCGGTCGCGGTCGTGATCTCGACGGTACGGGCGTCACGTACACCGCCCTGGAGAAGGCGCCCGCCGTTCTGCTGGTCGGGTTCGAGGCCGAGGAGGAGGCGCCCGGCGTCTTCCTGCGGCTGCGCAAGGCCTGGCGTGGGCACGGGCAGAAGGTGTTCTCGCTGGCCACGCACGCCACGCGCGGTCTGGAGAAGGCCGGAGGCACGCTGCTGCCGGCCGCCCCGGGCACCGAGACCGAGTGGCTGGACGCACTCGCGAGCGGAGTCGGCCTGGAGGATCCCGGCGCGAAGGCCGCCGAGGCGCTGCGCGCCGAGGGCGCGGTGATCGTCGTCGGCGAGCGACTGGCCGCGGTGGAGGGCGGGCTGACCGCCGCCGTACGGGCAGCGGCCGCCACCGGCGCCCAGCTGGTGTGGATCCCGCGGCGGGCCGGTGAGCGCGGTGCCCTCGAGGTGGGTGCGCTGCCCTCGCTGCTGCCGGGCGGCCGTCCGGCCACCGATCCACGCGCGCGTGAAGAGGTAGCCGCGGTCTGGGGCGTGGCCGAACTCCCGCACCGCTACGGCCGCGACACGGGCCAGATCGTCGAGGCCGCCGCGTCCGGCGAGCTGCAGGCCCTGGTGGTCGCGGGCGTGGAGGTCGCCGACCTGCCCGACCCGGCACGCGCGCGTGAAGCACTTCACGAGGCCGGTTTCGTGGTGTCACTGGAGCTGCGGCCCAGCGAGGTCAGCGAGCGCGCGGACGTCGTGCTCCCCGTCGCCGCGGTCGCCGAGAAGGCCGGCGCGTTCCTCAACTGGGAGGGCCGGGTGCGCTTCTTCGAGGCCGCGCTCAAGCCGGACCAGATGATCCGCCGGCTCGCGCCCACCGACGCGCGCGTGCTGCAGATGCTGGCCGACGCCATGGACGTACACCTGGGTCTGCCGGACCTGCGCACCGTGCGTGCGGAGCTGGACCGGCTGGGCGCCTGGGACGGTCCGCGGGCCACCGAACCGCTGGACACCGCGGCCCAGTTGCCGCGGCCCGCCGCAGGGGAGGCCGTACTCGCCGGACATCGGCTGCTGCTCGACCGCGGTGTCCTCCAGGAGGGCGACGAGGCGCTCGCCGGAACCCGGCACGCGGCCCACGCGCGCGTGTCGGCCGCGACGGCCGCAGAAGCCGGCGTCAAGGACGGCGACGCCCTCGCCGTGACCGGACCCGCCGGAGTCGTCGAACTCCCACTGCAGATCACGGAGATGCCGGACCGGGTGGTCTGGCTTCCGCTGAACTCCGCAGGCGGCGGCGTCGCCTCCGACACCGGGGCGCTGCCCGGCGCTCTCGTCCGCATCGGCCCGGCGACGCTCGTCGGCGAGGCCCCGAAGGAGGTGGAGGCATGA
- the nuoL gene encoding NADH-quinone oxidoreductase subunit L → MENLIALLVAAPLLGAAVLLCGGRRLDAVGHWIGTVLAAASFVIGVVLFADLLGKNAEHRTLMQHLWTWIPVEGFQADVTFRLDQLSMTFVLLITGVGSLIHLYSVGYMEHDERRRRFFGYLNLFLAAMLLLVLADNYLLLYVGWEGVGLASYLLIGFWQHKPSAATAAKKAFLVNRVGDMGLSIAIMLMFSTFGTFAFGPVFDSVGNTSEGKLTAIALMLLLAACGKSAQVPLQSWLGDAMEGPTPVSALIHAATMVTAGVYLIVRSAAIFNAAPDAQLAVTVVGAVTLLFGAIVGCAKDDIKKALAGSTMSQIGYMVLAAGLGPIGYVFAIMHLVTHGFFKAGLFLGAGSVMHGMNDEVDMRKYGGLRKYMPVTFITFGLGYLAIIGFPGLSGFFSKDKIIEAAFAKGGTEGWILGGCALLGAAITAYYMTRVMLMTFFGEKRWQPDENGNEPHPHESPKTMTIPMIVLAVGSVAAGFLFNLQNNFLHWLEPITGHQEGDSPVSALTVTLATMVVLVVGVAIAYAQYGRRPVPVVAPRGSLLTRAARRDLLQDDFNHVVLVRGGEHLTRSLVYVDHTLVDGVVNGTAASVGGLSGRLRRLQNGFARSYAVSMFGGAAVLIAATLLMRAV, encoded by the coding sequence GTGGAGAACCTGATTGCGCTGCTGGTGGCGGCGCCACTGCTCGGAGCGGCCGTACTGCTGTGCGGCGGCCGGCGGCTCGATGCCGTCGGCCACTGGATCGGCACGGTCCTCGCGGCCGCCTCCTTCGTCATCGGCGTCGTCCTCTTCGCCGACCTGCTGGGGAAGAACGCCGAGCACCGGACCCTGATGCAGCACCTGTGGACCTGGATTCCCGTCGAGGGATTCCAGGCGGACGTCACCTTCCGCCTCGACCAGCTGTCGATGACGTTCGTCCTGCTGATCACCGGTGTCGGCTCGCTGATCCATCTGTACTCGGTCGGGTATATGGAGCACGACGAGCGCCGCCGCCGCTTCTTCGGCTATCTGAACCTGTTCCTCGCGGCGATGCTCCTGCTGGTCCTCGCCGACAACTACCTGCTGCTGTACGTCGGCTGGGAGGGCGTCGGTCTGGCGTCCTACCTGCTGATCGGCTTCTGGCAGCACAAGCCCAGCGCGGCGACGGCGGCCAAGAAGGCCTTCCTGGTCAACCGCGTCGGCGACATGGGCCTGTCCATCGCCATCATGCTGATGTTCTCGACGTTCGGGACCTTCGCCTTCGGGCCGGTGTTCGACAGCGTCGGCAACACATCCGAGGGCAAGCTCACGGCGATCGCCCTGATGCTCCTGCTCGCCGCGTGCGGCAAGTCCGCACAGGTGCCGCTGCAGTCCTGGCTCGGGGACGCGATGGAGGGCCCGACCCCGGTCTCGGCCCTCATCCACGCCGCGACGATGGTGACCGCGGGCGTGTACCTGATCGTCCGCTCCGCAGCGATCTTCAACGCGGCGCCCGACGCGCAGTTGGCGGTCACCGTGGTCGGTGCCGTCACGCTCCTGTTCGGTGCGATCGTCGGTTGCGCGAAGGACGACATCAAGAAGGCGCTGGCCGGCTCGACCATGTCGCAGATCGGCTACATGGTGCTGGCGGCGGGCCTCGGCCCCATCGGCTACGTCTTCGCGATCATGCACCTGGTGACGCACGGCTTCTTCAAGGCCGGGCTCTTCCTCGGCGCCGGCTCGGTCATGCACGGCATGAACGACGAGGTGGACATGAGGAAGTACGGCGGCCTCAGGAAGTACATGCCGGTCACCTTCATCACCTTCGGCCTCGGCTACCTCGCCATCATCGGCTTCCCGGGACTGTCCGGCTTCTTCTCCAAGGACAAGATCATCGAGGCGGCGTTCGCCAAGGGCGGCACCGAGGGCTGGATCCTCGGCGGCTGCGCACTGCTGGGCGCGGCGATCACGGCGTACTACATGACGCGCGTGATGCTGATGACGTTCTTCGGAGAGAAGCGTTGGCAGCCCGATGAGAACGGCAACGAGCCGCACCCGCACGAGTCGCCCAAGACCATGACGATCCCCATGATCGTGCTGGCCGTGGGATCCGTCGCCGCGGGCTTCCTGTTCAACCTCCAGAACAACTTCCTGCACTGGCTCGAACCGATCACCGGTCACCAGGAGGGCGACTCGCCGGTCAGCGCCCTCACGGTCACGCTGGCCACCATGGTCGTCCTGGTCGTCGGTGTCGCCATCGCGTACGCCCAGTACGGCCGACGCCCGGTCCCGGTCGTCGCCCCGCGCGGGTCGCTGCTCACCCGAGCCGCCCGGCGCGACCTGCTGCAGGACGACTTCAACCACGTCGTCCTGGTCCGCGGCGGCGAGCACCTCACGCGCTCCCTGGTGTACGTCGACCACACCCTGGTCGACGGTGTCGTCAACGGCACGGCGGCCTCGGTCGGCGGCCTGTCCGGACGGCTGCGCCGACTCCAGAACGGCTTCGCGCGGTCGTACGCGGTCTCGATGTTCGGCGGTGCGGCGGTCCTCATCGCCGCGACCCTGCTGATGAGGGCGGTCTGA
- a CDS encoding NADH-quinone oxidoreductase subunit J, translating into MSNLAAYSTSTGEAFQFWVLGTVAVIGALATVFMKKAVHSALSLAGTMIILAVFYLANGAYFLGIVQVVVYTGAIMMLFLFVVMLVGVTAADSLKETIKGQRWLALLCGLGFGILLFAGIGNASLTEFNGLGEANANGNVEGLAALIFTKYVFAFEITGALLITAAVGAMVLTHRERTERAKTQRELSEERVREGKHLPPLPAPGVYARHNAVDIAGLLPDGTPSELTVNKTLRERGQIRDVSSEALNDLKALEQRAEERLERTEVERATFKREEASK; encoded by the coding sequence ATGAGTAACCTCGCCGCCTACTCCACCTCCACCGGAGAGGCCTTCCAGTTCTGGGTCCTCGGCACCGTCGCCGTGATCGGCGCGCTGGCCACCGTGTTCATGAAGAAGGCCGTGCACAGTGCTCTGTCGCTGGCCGGCACCATGATCATCCTGGCGGTGTTCTACCTCGCCAACGGCGCCTACTTCCTGGGCATCGTGCAGGTCGTCGTCTACACCGGCGCGATCATGATGTTGTTCCTGTTCGTGGTGATGCTCGTCGGCGTGACGGCCGCGGACTCCCTGAAGGAGACCATCAAGGGCCAGCGCTGGCTGGCCCTTCTCTGCGGGCTCGGCTTCGGCATCCTGCTGTTCGCCGGGATCGGCAACGCGTCCCTCACGGAGTTCAACGGCCTCGGTGAGGCGAACGCGAACGGCAACGTGGAGGGCCTCGCCGCCCTCATCTTCACCAAGTACGTGTTCGCCTTCGAAATCACCGGCGCCCTGCTGATCACGGCCGCCGTCGGCGCCATGGTGCTCACCCACCGCGAGCGCACGGAGCGCGCAAAGACGCAGCGCGAGCTGTCCGAAGAGCGCGTCCGCGAGGGCAAGCACCTCCCGCCGCTGCCGGCGCCCGGTGTGTACGCCCGGCACAACGCGGTGGACATCGCGGGTCTGCTGCCCGACGGCACCCCGTCCGAGCTCACCGTCAACAAGACGCTGCGTGAACGCGGCCAGATCCGTGACGTGTCGTCGGAGGCGCTCAACGACCTCAAGGCGCTGGAGCAGCGCGCGGAGGAGCGCCTGGAGCGCACCGAGGTCGAGCGGGCCACCTTCAAGCGGGAGGAGGCGTCGAAGTGA
- the nuoK gene encoding NADH-quinone oxidoreductase subunit NuoK: MNPVNYLYLSALLFTIGATGVLIRRNAIVVFMCIELMLNACNLAFVTFSRMHGNLDGQIIAFFTMVVAAAEVVVGLAIIVSLFRSRHSASVDDASLMKL; this comes from the coding sequence GTGAACCCGGTCAACTACCTCTATCTCTCGGCCCTGTTGTTCACGATCGGCGCCACCGGCGTGCTGATCAGGCGCAACGCGATCGTCGTGTTCATGTGCATCGAGCTGATGCTGAACGCCTGCAACCTCGCGTTCGTCACCTTCTCCCGGATGCACGGCAATCTCGACGGCCAGATCATCGCCTTCTTCACGATGGTCGTCGCCGCCGCCGAGGTCGTGGTCGGGCTGGCGATCATCGTGTCCCTGTTCCGTTCCCGCCACTCGGCCTCGGTCGACGACGCCAGCCTGATGAAGCTCTGA
- the nuoF gene encoding NADH-quinone oxidoreductase subunit NuoF, which translates to MTLAPELKDTSPEKLLAPVLSAFWDEDRSWTLDVYKRHDGYEGLRKALAMSPDDLIAYVKDSGLRGRGGAGFPTGMKWQFIPQGDGKPHYLVVNADESEPGTCKDIPLLFANPHSLIEGIVIACYAIRSSHAFIYLRGEVVPVLRRLHEAVREAYAAGYLGENILGSGLDLQLTVHAGAGAYICGEETALLDSLEGRRGQPRLRPPFPAVAGLYACPTVVNNVESIASVPAILTRGKEWFRSMGSEKSPGFTLYSLSGHVTSPGQYEAPLGITLRQLLEMSGGMRPGHRLKFWTPGGSSTPMFTEEHLDVPLDYEGVGAAGSMLGTKALQCFDETTCVVRAVTRWTEFYAHESCGKCTPCREGTYWLVQLLRDIEAGKGVMSDLDKLNDIADNINGKSFCALGDGAASPIFSSLKYFREEYEQHITGRGCPFDPAKSTAWADRTEVNA; encoded by the coding sequence ATGACCTTGGCACCCGAACTGAAGGACACCAGTCCCGAGAAGCTGCTCGCACCCGTGCTGTCGGCCTTCTGGGACGAGGACCGGTCCTGGACTCTCGACGTCTACAAGAGGCACGACGGGTACGAGGGGCTCCGCAAGGCGCTCGCGATGTCCCCGGACGACTTGATCGCGTACGTCAAGGACTCCGGGTTGCGCGGCCGTGGCGGCGCGGGATTCCCGACGGGAATGAAATGGCAGTTCATTCCCCAGGGAGATGGAAAGCCGCACTATCTAGTTGTCAACGCCGACGAGTCGGAGCCCGGCACCTGCAAGGACATCCCGCTCCTCTTCGCGAACCCGCATAGCCTCATCGAGGGCATTGTCATCGCGTGTTATGCCATCAGGTCGTCGCATGCCTTCATCTATCTGCGTGGTGAAGTCGTCCCCGTATTGCGGCGGTTGCACGAGGCCGTGCGCGAGGCCTATGCGGCCGGCTACCTCGGCGAGAACATCCTGGGCAGCGGGCTCGACCTCCAGCTCACCGTGCACGCGGGCGCGGGCGCGTACATCTGCGGTGAGGAGACCGCACTGCTCGACTCGCTCGAAGGCCGCCGGGGTCAACCGCGGCTCCGTCCCCCTTTCCCTGCTGTCGCGGGCCTCTATGCGTGCCCGACTGTTGTGAATAACGTCGAGTCGATCGCGTCGGTTCCCGCAATCCTGACTCGGGGCAAAGAATGGTTCCGGTCGATGGGCAGCGAGAAGTCGCCGGGCTTCACGCTCTATTCGCTCAGCGGCCACGTCACGAGCCCCGGCCAGTACGAGGCCCCGCTCGGCATCACGCTCCGCCAGCTCCTCGAGATGAGCGGCGGCATGCGGCCGGGTCACCGGCTCAAGTTCTGGACGCCGGGCGGCTCGTCGACGCCGATGTTCACGGAAGAGCACCTCGACGTACCCCTTGACTACGAAGGGGTCGGCGCCGCCGGTTCGATGCTCGGCACCAAAGCCCTGCAGTGCTTCGACGAGACGACCTGCGTCGTGCGCGCCGTCACGCGTTGGACCGAGTTCTACGCCCACGAGTCCTGCGGCAAGTGCACCCCGTGCCGCGAAGGTACGTACTGGCTCGTGCAGTTGCTGCGCGACATCGAGGCCGGCAAGGGCGTCATGTCCGACCTCGACAAGCTGAACGACATCGCCGACAACATCAACGGCAAGTCCTTCTGCGCCCTCGGCGACGGCGCCGCCTCGCCGATCTTCTCCTCGCTCAAGTACTTCCGTGAGGAGTACGAGCAGCACATCACGGGCCGCGGCTGCCCCTTCGACCCGGCCAAGTCGACGGCCTGGGCCGACCGCACGGAGGTGAACGCATGA
- the nuoI gene encoding NADH-quinone oxidoreductase subunit NuoI, translated as MAEEPKETEQLKPGFMNPVAGFGVTFKAMFKKRLTEQYPEQQKTTAPRFHGRHQLNRHPDGLEKCVGCELCAWACPADAIYVEGADNTEEERYSPGERYGRVYQINYARCILCGLCIEACPTRALTMTNEFELADSSRANLIYTKEQLLAGLEEGMVDSPHAIYPGMDEQDYYRGLVTEAAPGTEPQAAVSKGEQPREEGAEA; from the coding sequence ATGGCTGAGGAGCCCAAGGAGACCGAGCAGTTGAAGCCTGGCTTCATGAACCCCGTCGCAGGCTTCGGCGTGACCTTCAAGGCCATGTTCAAGAAGCGGCTGACCGAGCAGTACCCGGAGCAGCAGAAGACCACCGCCCCCCGATTCCATGGACGGCACCAGCTCAATCGCCATCCGGACGGCCTGGAGAAGTGTGTCGGCTGCGAGCTGTGCGCCTGGGCCTGCCCCGCCGACGCCATCTATGTCGAGGGCGCCGACAACACGGAGGAGGAGCGCTACTCGCCGGGCGAGCGGTACGGGCGCGTCTACCAGATCAACTACGCCCGCTGCATCCTGTGCGGCCTGTGCATCGAGGCGTGCCCCACGCGCGCGCTCACGATGACCAACGAGTTCGAGCTCGCCGACAGCAGCCGCGCCAACCTCATCTACACCAAGGAACAGCTGCTCGCCGGCCTCGAAGAGGGCATGGTCGACAGCCCGCACGCAATCTACCCCGGGATGGACGAGCAGGACTACTACCGAGGGCTCGTCACCGAGGCCGCGCCCGGCACCGAGCCCCAAGCCGCCGTGTCCAAGGGCGAGCAGCCCAGGGAAGAGGGGGCCGAGGCATGA
- the nuoE gene encoding NADH-quinone oxidoreductase subunit NuoE — MTTSSSERGVSLGMPGLPAPAYPDDVRARLETDAREVIARYPDSRSALLPLLHLVQSEEGHVTRTGMQFCADVLDLTTAEVTAVATFYTMYRRRPSGDYQVGVCTNTLCAVMGGDAIFEELQEHLGVGNGETTDDGKVTLEHIECNAACDFAPVVMVNWEFFDNQTPGSAKRLVDDLRAGRSVEPTRGARLCTFKETARILAGFPDERPGAVEAGGSAGPASLVGLRLARGEAAPARVVHPRDGGPHDEPPDRAVHEPSPTEHLSSHDAPHDTSASDPAHPAGPAAEEGE; from the coding sequence GTGACCACCTCTTCTTCGGAGCGGGGCGTCAGCCTGGGCATGCCCGGACTGCCCGCGCCCGCCTACCCGGACGACGTCCGAGCCCGGCTGGAGACAGACGCGCGCGAGGTGATCGCCCGCTACCCCGACTCCCGGTCCGCGCTCCTGCCGTTGCTGCATCTCGTGCAGTCGGAGGAGGGCCATGTCACGCGCACCGGGATGCAGTTCTGCGCGGACGTGCTGGACCTGACCACGGCCGAGGTCACCGCGGTCGCCACCTTCTACACCATGTACCGGCGCAGGCCGAGCGGTGACTACCAGGTGGGCGTCTGCACCAACACCCTGTGCGCGGTGATGGGCGGTGACGCGATCTTCGAAGAGCTCCAGGAGCACCTCGGCGTCGGCAACGGCGAGACCACCGACGACGGCAAGGTCACCCTGGAGCACATCGAGTGCAACGCGGCCTGCGACTTCGCGCCGGTCGTGATGGTCAACTGGGAGTTCTTCGACAACCAGACCCCGGGCAGTGCCAAGCGCCTCGTAGACGATCTGCGCGCGGGCAGGAGCGTGGAGCCCACGCGTGGGGCGCGTCTGTGCACCTTCAAGGAGACCGCGCGGATTCTGGCCGGCTTCCCCGACGAGCGGCCCGGGGCCGTCGAGGCAGGCGGCAGTGCGGGACCGGCGTCGCTGGTGGGCCTTCGCCTGGCAAGGGGAGAGGCCGCACCCGCGCGCGTGGTCCATCCGCGGGACGGCGGCCCGCACGACGAGCCGCCGGACAGGGCAGTGCACGAGCCGTCGCCGACCGAGCACCTCAGTTCGCACGATGCGCCGCACGACACGTCGGCCTCCGACCCGGCCCACCCGGCAGGGCCTGCCGCCGAGGAGGGGGAGTGA